The sequence TCATGTATCTCCTTCAAGGAATCTTGAAGTTGAAGTGACAAGCATTATGCATGAAATCGGAGTACCAGCTCATATTAAGGGATATCAGTATCTTAGGGATGCAATAATGATGGTTGTTAAGGATTTGGATATCATTAATTCAATAACTAAACAGTTATATCCATCAATTGCTAAGGAATACAATACTACCCCCAGTAGAGTTGAGAGAGCAATAAGACATGCAATCGAAGTTGCATGGAGCAGAGGTCAGGTTGACACCATAGATGCACTTTTCGGTTATACTGTAAGTATAGGAAAAGGAAAACCTACAAACTCAGAGTTTATAGCTATGGTAGCAGATAAGTTAAGACTGGAGCTAAAAGTAAGTTAATAGATCGAAAATAAAAAATGCATCCTAAAAAGGGATGCTTTTTTTATTTACTTTTATTATAAAAATAAAAAAAAGTAGGGAAATTTTCATTCCCTGCTTTTTTTATAATTCTTATTTAAAAAGTCTCCTAAAAAAACTCTTGTGATTTCTTTCTCTCCACTTGCCCAATGAACGGTCAACCTCTGCAAAATGCTTTTCCATCTTACTTTCAAGCTTACGTGCACTATTTTCTACACAAGCTCCTAGTTCCAGCTTTGTTTTAGTGATTTCCTTTGTAATGTGCTCTCTAGCAGAACTTACTTCCGCAGTTACACTGTTTGTAAGCTGCTCACGGAAGTCTTCAAAGAACTGTCTGATATCAAGGGGGCTATCTATCGGATCTATGGTTATTAGAGACATAGATCCGTCGTCTAAAACAACAGGTGGAGGTTCTTCGCTTATACTTTCCGATTCGAGAATTTTTTTTATTGCCTTTATTTCAAGACCTTCGTCTCTCATTTTTTTGATTTGATACATTAGATTTGCGTGTTCCGTAGTATAAAAGCGTCTTCCACGTTCATCTTTTGGAATTTTAAGATTGAATTCCTTTTCATAGTATCTTAGAGCGTGATCTGTTATGTGCAGATATTCGCTTAGTTCTGTAATGGTATAACGTTCCTTTAGTATTTCCACAACATTTCCCCCCGGTTACTATAGTCGAGATACTCCGCGTATCATATACATAATACCATTAGTGTAAAAAGCTGTAAATAAATGGGATATTATTTTCTTAATATTTCCAACAGATTAATCATATCTGCTGGAATAGGGGCAAGGAGATCCATTTCACTTTTGAAAAAGGGGTGTATGAAACGGACCCTGTGAGAGTGAAGTGCTTGCCTGCCTATATATTCATTGAGCATTTCATAAGCAACAGGGGATAATGGAGGATATAAGGTATCTCCAATCAGAGGATGACCGATTCCCTGACAGTGAACCCTAATCTGATGAGTTCTACCGGTTTCCAAAAGGAATTTCAATTTGGTCGCATTGGGAAAAAGTTCAAGTGTTTCATAGTGAGTTACTGCATGATCACCTGATGGAGTGATATGCCTAAGCATTATACTGTCAGGTTTGCGACCTATGGGCATGTTTATCGTACCTTTACAGGGATATACATTTCCATATACTACGCCAATATACTCCTTGGAAAATAGCTTGTTGTTCATCTGCCTTATAAGGGATTCCTGTACATACTCATTTTTTGCAAAAATAATTATACCTGTTGTATCCCTATCAAGACGGCTTACAGGTCTGATCTTTTTTGAAATCCCTTTTGAACTCAAGTAGTACATTATTGCATTGGCGATTGTTCCGGATATATGAGAGCTTGTAGGATGTACAACTATGTTTGACTGTTTGTTGAGTACTATCATGAATTCATCCTCATAGATAATATCCATATCTATTTTTTCTGGAATAATATCACTACAGTCCTCTTCGAAATCAACAAGAGCTTCAATAATATCTCCGGTTTTAACAATGGTATTTACATATACAGGGGTTGAATTACACAAAACTTTACTGCTGTACTTGAGCCTTTTTACAAGTCTTTCTGATAAATCCAATTTGTTTTTCAATATGTATTTCACGTTTTTTCCAGAGGATTCTTCATCCACTATGTATTTTAATATCATTTGATCACCTTTTGAATATAGTGTGTATTAAATCGTTGTAGGGCCGTATGGATATACGGCCGTAAATTTACCAGAATTAAATATCAATATAACAAATGGATATTTACCTATCTAGGGCGGACGTATTGCAATACGTCCCTACATGCGCCAATAAAAAATAATTCGTCTCTGTAGGGAATGGATTGAATGGTTAAATATCCTGCCAAATAGCGGAACACCACGGGGGGCGTTCCCTACAAACAATTATTCAATCGATAATGACGTTAATGCACAACATATTCAAATACTACATCATCATGGACCGAAAATCAAGGCAACTTATTCAGTGTTTAAGCTTGTCAATATATTTAAATTATCCTTAATCATTGAAATAAATCCCGTAGTTGTATAAAATATAAATAATGCTTATTTCAGAACACAATGCAATACCGCATACTAAATTGCACATTTTACTCAAAGAGAGGATTACAAATGAATTTTAGAATACAGAATTATATGAAAAGTGAGTTTGGGATAAATGAAAGCATAGTCAATATCTCAAACTCCATAGAAAAGGAAATCGAAGAAGTAATAAGAGAAATTGATTACATAAAAGAGTACAATCAGATAAAAGTAATAAGGGCTATGCAGAACAACTCCTTGAGTGATTCACATTTTTCTGGGACCACAGGATACGGTTATGATGATAGAGGAAGGGAAGTTCTTGATTCGGTATATGCAGATGTTTTCAAGGCAGAGGATGCATTGGTCAGACATCAGATAGTTTCGGGAACTCAAGCTTTGGCAATATGCATGTATGGAAACCTAAGACCAGGAGAAGAGCTGCTGTCTGTAACGGGAAAACCTTATGACACATTGGAAGAAGTTATTGGAATTAGAGGTGAGGGTGCAGGTTCACTTAAGGAATTCGGTGTATCTTACAATCAGGTAGAACTCCTTCCTGACGGTGGAATGGATTATAATGCTATAAAAGAAGCAATAAATGAAAATACCAAACTCGTCCTTATACAACGCTCAAGAGGATATGGATGGAGACCATCCATAAAGATAGATGAAATTGCAAAAGTCATAGAGTTCATTAAAGGGGTAAAAAAGGATATAGTTGTATTGGTGGATAATTGTTATGGTGAATTCGTAGAGGATAGGGAACCGACTGAAGTTGGGGCTGATTTGGTAGCAGGCTCACTGATAAAAAATGCCGGTGGAGGTCTTGCTCCTACAGGAGGTTATGTTGCAGGAAGAGAAAGTTGTGTCAGGAAAGCGGCATATAGGCTTACAACACCAGGTTTAGGGAAAAAAGTTGGTTCTACTCTGGGACATAACAGATTGTTGTTCCAAGGGCTTTTTCTTGCGCCCCATGTAGTGGCAGAAAGCTTAAAAGGTGCAGTTTTCTGTGCTGCTTTGATGGAGAGGCTCGGATTTGAAACATCTCCGGCAACTACAGAAAAAAGGGGAGATATAATTCAAGCTATAAAGTTCAATAACCCAGACAGCCTGATTGCATTCTGTCAAGGGATTCAGAAGGGTTCACCTGTAGATGCTTTCGTTAATCCAGAGCCTTGGGACATGCCAGGATACGATAGTCCGGTTATAATGGCTGCAGGAGCTTTCATTCAGGGGTCGTCAATTGAACTCAGTGCGGATGCCCCCATAAAGCCGCCTTACGTTGCATATATGCAAGGAGGGCTAGTATATGAACACGTTAAGCTTGGTGTAATGATTGCTGTACAGAAGATGAAAGAAAAGGGAATAGTAAAGATTTAATTGCCTTTTACGGGGTGTTTTTATGGAAGAGAAACCAAATGAAAAAGTGGAAGAGAGAAGCGAAGGAAAAAATTCTAGAATAAAAATTGGTAGTTTTATCATAATAGTATTCATATTGTTGTATGTACCTTCGTTAATACACTGGTTATATGGTGAAACTATAAGTACAGATATTGTCAGAATAGGAGAGCTGGAGGATTCTGTTAATACTGACGGTTATTTCGTACGAAATGAGGAAGTACTTCAGTCACCCTTTGAGGGTACCTGTATTCCTGAGGTGGGAGAGGGAGAAAAAGTTGCTGTCAATACTAATATTGCCACAGTACTTAAGGATGATAGTGACAGCATATTGGAAGCATTAAAGAATAAGGAACTTGATATCATAAAGGCCAAACAGGAAAAAAACAAAAATACTGAAATTTTTTCTGAAGATATTGTTAAGATTGAGAACGAAATAGGTGACAAGGTAAAACTTGTAATTGAGCAAGGAAATAAGAACAGTCTTTTGAAGATTGGGCAAATAAAAGATGATATAGATGAACTGATACAAAAAAAAGCCACAATTTCAGGTGATACAGGTAGTACGGATACTTACATAAATTCTCTGCAGAAGGAAAAGGAAAAATTGCAGTTGCAGATGAGAATGAATACAAGAAATATTGTCTCAAAGTCTTCGGGTATAATATCATATACCACGGACGGATATGAAAACATGTTGAGATCATCAGCAATAAAGGATATTACCCCGAAATTTCTAGAGAGCATAAAAGAAGGGAAGAACATTAATTTTACTGGCAGCAAAACTGTTGAAGCCGGAAAACCCTTTGCAAAAGTTATAAAAGATTTGGACTGCTATATATTAGCAGCATTGACTCCTTCAAAAGCTGAGCGATATAAAGTTGGTGATTCTATTGACATAAGGATAAATGAAATCAGTAAAATAATAGATAGTACAATTGAATATAAATCAGAAAAGATAGATGGCAAAATAATACTTGCATTTAGGGTTAATCAAGGAATAAGTGAAACATCAGGGCTCAGAAAGGTTAACGTCGATATTATTTCAAAGCATTATAAAGGATATAGGGTGCCCTTGAATAGTCTGTTGAATATTGATATGAAAAACATGAAGGCTAAGGTAGTGCTGGTGAAATCAAACTATGCAACTATAAGAGATGTGAAAATCAAAGGCACAGACGAAGAATTTGCCATAGTAACCAGTCTGGACGATAAGACTAAAAATGGAATTGGGCTATATGACATATACGTTTGTAATCCGGGAAATATTCAGGAGGGGCAGATGATAATCAAATGAGTAATGAAAATGACTTTATTAAACACAATATTGAAGATATTCGTAAAAGAGTAGAGAAAGCAGCATTAAAAAGCGGGCGAAGCTTGAGCGACATAGAGATCATTGCTGTCAGTAAGACAGTGGAGCCTGAAAGGATAAATAAGGCTATAGAAGCTGGTTTGAAAAATTTGGGTGAAAATAGGGTTCAGGAATTATGTGAAAAATACGATATATTGAGTGAGGAGTGCAAATGGCACCTCATTGGACATTTACAAACAAACAAAGTAAAGTACATAGTTGACAAAGTGGCCTTAATTCATTCTGTTGATAGAATTGACCTTGCCCGTGAAATTGATTTGAGGGCAAAGAAAGCGGGTAAAATATTAGACATTCTTGTACAGATAAATGTTGCCGGAGAGGAATCGAAGTTTGGGCTCTCTTCAGAGGAATCTCTTGAGTTCATAAAAAATGTAAGCAAGTTTGATAATATAAGTGTAAAAGGCTTGATGACCATTGCTCCACTTGTACAAAACCAGGAAGAAGTTAGGCCGGTCTTTAGGGAATTAAGAAAAATATTTATTGACATAAAGCGGGAAAATATTGATAATATAAATATGGATTATCTTTCCATGGGAATGAGCAACGATTTTGAAGTTGCTATTGAAGAAGGCTCTAATATGGTACGTATAGGTACTGCAATTTTTGGAAGGCGGCAGTATTCTCCATCGGGATGAATCTGCAAACAGCAAAGGATTGTATTTTCTGGACCTAAAGTACTATTTTTATTATTGTTGGAAAGTTATATAATTAAAGTGGCACAATTTATTACAAAAGAAAAAATAGGAGGATTTACTTATGGCAAAGCTATTTGATAAGGTTCTCAATTTTGTTGGTTGGGAAGCGGAAGAAGAAGAGGATATAGTTGAGGAACAGGAAGACTCAAAGGAAGAAATTGCTCAACCCCAGTTCTTACAGCATTCATCAAGAAAACAGCAAAACAAGGTAGTAAATATTCATTCAGCAAGTCAGCTTAAAGTTGTTATTATGCAGCCTGAAAACTTTGACGATGCTCAAGATATCTGTGATCATCTAAAAAGTAAAAAACCGGTTGTTGTTAATTTAGAAGAACTTGATAAGGAAAATGCTCAGAGGATAATTGATTTTCTCAGTGGATCAATTTATGCACTTGATGGAAATATTCAGAAAGTTTCAGGCGGAATATTTATCATAGCTCCTAGTAATGTTGATCTTATGGGAGATT comes from Clostridia bacterium and encodes:
- the spo0A gene encoding sporulation transcription factor Spo0A, producing the protein HVSPSRNLEVEVTSIMHEIGVPAHIKGYQYLRDAIMMVVKDLDIINSITKQLYPSIAKEYNTTPSRVERAIRHAIEVAWSRGQVDTIDALFGYTVSIGKGKPTNSEFIAMVADKLRLELKVS
- a CDS encoding MerR family transcriptional regulator; its protein translation is MEILKERYTITELSEYLHITDHALRYYEKEFNLKIPKDERGRRFYTTEHANLMYQIKKMRDEGLEIKAIKKILESESISEEPPPVVLDDGSMSLITIDPIDSPLDIRQFFEDFREQLTNSVTAEVSSAREHITKEITKTKLELGACVENSARKLESKMEKHFAEVDRSLGKWRERNHKSFFRRLFK
- a CDS encoding RluA family pseudouridine synthase, with protein sequence MILKYIVDEESSGKNVKYILKNKLDLSERLVKRLKYSSKVLCNSTPVYVNTIVKTGDIIEALVDFEEDCSDIIPEKIDMDIIYEDEFMIVLNKQSNIVVHPTSSHISGTIANAIMYYLSSKGISKKIRPVSRLDRDTTGIIIFAKNEYVQESLIRQMNNKLFSKEYIGVVYGNVYPCKGTINMPIGRKPDSIMLRHITPSGDHAVTHYETLELFPNATKLKFLLETGRTHQIRVHCQGIGHPLIGDTLYPPLSPVAYEMLNEYIGRQALHSHRVRFIHPFFKSEMDLLAPIPADMINLLEILRK
- a CDS encoding methionine gamma-lyase family protein, with translation MNFRIQNYMKSEFGINESIVNISNSIEKEIEEVIREIDYIKEYNQIKVIRAMQNNSLSDSHFSGTTGYGYDDRGREVLDSVYADVFKAEDALVRHQIVSGTQALAICMYGNLRPGEELLSVTGKPYDTLEEVIGIRGEGAGSLKEFGVSYNQVELLPDGGMDYNAIKEAINENTKLVLIQRSRGYGWRPSIKIDEIAKVIEFIKGVKKDIVVLVDNCYGEFVEDREPTEVGADLVAGSLIKNAGGGLAPTGGYVAGRESCVRKAAYRLTTPGLGKKVGSTLGHNRLLFQGLFLAPHVVAESLKGAVFCAALMERLGFETSPATTEKRGDIIQAIKFNNPDSLIAFCQGIQKGSPVDAFVNPEPWDMPGYDSPVIMAAGAFIQGSSIELSADAPIKPPYVAYMQGGLVYEHVKLGVMIAVQKMKEKGIVKI
- a CDS encoding YggS family pyridoxal phosphate-dependent enzyme — encoded protein: MSNENDFIKHNIEDIRKRVEKAALKSGRSLSDIEIIAVSKTVEPERINKAIEAGLKNLGENRVQELCEKYDILSEECKWHLIGHLQTNKVKYIVDKVALIHSVDRIDLAREIDLRAKKAGKILDILVQINVAGEESKFGLSSEESLEFIKNVSKFDNISVKGLMTIAPLVQNQEEVRPVFRELRKIFIDIKRENIDNINMDYLSMGMSNDFEVAIEEGSNMVRIGTAIFGRRQYSPSG
- a CDS encoding cell division protein SepF; this translates as MAKLFDKVLNFVGWEAEEEEDIVEEQEDSKEEIAQPQFLQHSSRKQQNKVVNIHSASQLKVVIMQPENFDDAQDICDHLKSKKPVVVNLEELDKENAQRIIDFLSGSIYALDGNIQKVSGGIFIIAPSNVDLMGDFKDELRNKGVFPWAK